One window of Botrimarina mediterranea genomic DNA carries:
- a CDS encoding tyrosine-protein kinase domain-containing protein translates to MSQNENGNVASPQPGASLVATGPAATHLTAPGMHGPGFGQPVGAQGQDVLKGGMDRSGLFHALRRRWLLATSMSLLLASTVAGLLYWLFPETNSATAQYKVSSSPLTLMERGQNVYKDDYEIFKNTQLAYIKSPLVLMSALTANQAEISRLEMFNDADDQVEWLRNHLEVAFPSRGEIMEITLAGPHPKEDLKKVVEAVSKAYYDEVIFREQGERTLPLQILKGSLRDLSGKVRDKLETYKQLAKDSGTSEIYKGSFDPETELLLAEVREIQNREAKLRGELTEATTNYRILEAQINDPQYMEQVVDEMVKSDPMVAQMQQEAMYYQMQIRSLRSTVKRGTSAQIRMLEQQYQQAQQEIAQMKQQLQAQLSGQQSNEPNPYIKAALTEYQIKRQFGQAELAELNKRGEEIKQELLRKAESNTDLMLRLAEIDQLQAVEESIATKIQNLQVETQAPNRVQAIGQKGDASATAETFENRNRMMRYAISGLGGLTVLGLTCLGIGYMEFSSRRLNGPEQVDEGLGIRVIGTLPGLTGKRSLSAGSPILAQLSESIDSVRTALMHESTSKKRQLVLVTSPETTEGRTTVASQLAASLARAGRRTLLIDGDLRRPALHTLFNSPLEDGLCEVLRAEAEVSDVVRPTQAEGLWLMTAGYCDSDAIRALATDQVQPIFDKLRSDYDFIIIDGAPVLGLSDSLLFGQHCDGAILSVLRDRSCVTKIHQSVELLRSVGVRMVGAVVNGVSSKADRRVTHLQQVTPKSAQKKLEMTEV, encoded by the coding sequence ATGAGTCAGAACGAAAACGGCAACGTCGCTTCGCCCCAGCCTGGCGCCTCCCTCGTGGCGACCGGCCCGGCCGCCACGCACCTCACCGCGCCCGGCATGCACGGCCCTGGCTTCGGCCAGCCGGTCGGCGCCCAGGGCCAGGACGTCCTCAAGGGAGGCATGGACCGCAGCGGTCTGTTCCACGCCCTGCGTCGCCGCTGGCTGCTCGCTACGTCGATGAGCCTCCTATTGGCCTCGACCGTCGCCGGTCTCCTCTACTGGCTCTTCCCCGAGACGAACTCGGCGACCGCCCAGTACAAGGTTTCTAGCAGCCCGCTAACGCTGATGGAGCGAGGCCAGAACGTCTACAAGGACGACTACGAGATCTTCAAGAACACGCAGCTGGCCTACATCAAGAGTCCGTTGGTGCTGATGTCGGCCCTTACGGCGAACCAAGCCGAGATCTCGCGGCTTGAGATGTTCAACGACGCCGACGACCAAGTTGAGTGGCTCCGCAATCATCTAGAGGTCGCCTTCCCGTCGCGCGGTGAGATTATGGAAATCACCCTGGCGGGTCCGCACCCGAAGGAGGACCTCAAGAAGGTCGTCGAGGCGGTCAGCAAGGCGTACTACGACGAGGTGATCTTCCGTGAGCAAGGCGAACGGACGCTGCCGCTACAGATCCTCAAGGGGAGCCTACGAGACCTCAGCGGAAAGGTCCGTGACAAGTTAGAGACCTACAAGCAGCTCGCCAAGGACAGCGGCACCAGCGAGATCTACAAGGGCTCGTTCGACCCAGAGACCGAGCTTCTGCTCGCCGAGGTCCGTGAGATCCAGAACCGTGAAGCGAAGCTCCGGGGTGAGCTAACCGAAGCGACCACCAACTACCGCATCCTCGAGGCTCAGATCAACGACCCGCAGTACATGGAGCAAGTCGTCGACGAGATGGTCAAGAGCGACCCGATGGTCGCCCAGATGCAGCAAGAGGCGATGTACTACCAGATGCAGATCCGCAGCCTCCGCTCGACCGTCAAGCGGGGCACTTCGGCCCAGATCCGCATGCTTGAGCAGCAGTACCAACAAGCTCAGCAAGAGATCGCACAGATGAAGCAGCAGCTTCAAGCTCAACTGTCCGGTCAGCAGTCCAACGAACCCAACCCCTACATCAAGGCCGCCCTTACCGAGTACCAGATCAAGCGACAGTTCGGCCAAGCCGAACTCGCCGAACTCAACAAGCGAGGCGAAGAGATTAAGCAGGAGCTCCTCCGCAAGGCCGAGAGCAACACCGACCTAATGCTCCGCTTGGCGGAAATCGATCAGCTGCAAGCCGTCGAGGAGAGCATCGCCACGAAGATCCAAAACCTACAGGTCGAGACCCAGGCGCCCAATCGCGTCCAGGCGATCGGCCAAAAGGGGGACGCGTCGGCAACCGCCGAGACGTTTGAGAACCGCAACCGGATGATGCGTTACGCCATCTCGGGCCTCGGCGGCTTGACGGTGCTCGGCCTCACTTGCCTCGGCATCGGTTACATGGAGTTCAGCAGCCGCCGTCTCAATGGACCCGAACAGGTCGATGAGGGTCTCGGCATCCGCGTCATCGGCACGCTTCCGGGCCTCACCGGCAAGCGGTCCCTGAGTGCGGGCAGCCCGATCCTGGCTCAGCTTAGCGAGTCGATCGACAGCGTCCGCACCGCGCTGATGCACGAGTCGACGTCGAAGAAGCGTCAGCTGGTGCTGGTCACGAGCCCCGAAACGACCGAAGGCCGCACGACCGTCGCCAGCCAGCTCGCCGCGAGCCTGGCCCGCGCCGGACGCCGCACCCTGTTGATTGACGGCGACCTGCGGCGCCCGGCCTTGCACACGCTGTTCAACTCGCCGCTCGAAGACGGCTTGTGCGAGGTGCTCCGCGCCGAAGCCGAAGTCTCGGACGTTGTCCGTCCGACCCAGGCCGAGGGCCTGTGGCTGATGACGGCGGGCTACTGTGACAGCGACGCGATCCGCGCCCTGGCCACCGACCAAGTCCAGCCGATCTTCGACAAGCTCCGTAGCGACTACGACTTCATCATCATCGACGGGGCGCCGGTCCTCGGCCTCTCGGACTCACTGCTCTTCGGCCAGCATTGCGACGGGGCGATCCTCTCGGTGCTCCGCGACCGTTCGTGCGTCACGAAGATCCACCAATCGGTCGAACTGCTCCGCAGCGTCGGCGTGCGGATGGTCGGCGCCGTGGTCAACGGCGTGTCGAGCAAGGCCGACCGCCGCGTCACCCACCTGCAACAGGTGACGCCGAAGAGCGCTCAGAAGAAGCTCGAGATGACCGAGGTCTGA
- a CDS encoding exosortase/archaeosortase family protein: MAHEFVSPVSPFAGGAAPSAERFSWSDSYQKHSYLGLLGLTALLTYSYWNMLENTSAFWQSDQYSHGWIVPLIALYLMWTMRPNPVAQDPPEGVAEETFLGLMPASLFGQVAAGVGAATTAGGLALGNPLMQGVGIAIVCMAGLAYVLIGQPFDRVAAGERWIGLAVLLIAYALRIFLGANLYMEPVNRLSFLLALFGGFMMIGGWSLLRWTGAAIGFLIFMYPLPSVIEHTLLLGLQKLAAIASEVVLTILSQPVVREGSVISVDGLPLAVAEACSGLRMVTIFGGFAVACALLIKRPWWDKLIVLLSAIPIALIVNVARIVTIALLFRVFPEGEAIHTVIHDYAGLAMMPLAMGLMYIELKLLSLLSVEDESIDSGHGAASAFGVGVPTSAR, from the coding sequence ATGGCCCACGAATTCGTCAGCCCCGTCTCTCCCTTCGCCGGCGGCGCCGCCCCTAGCGCGGAGCGGTTCTCGTGGTCCGACTCGTACCAGAAGCACTCCTATCTGGGTCTGCTCGGGCTCACGGCGCTGCTGACCTATTCGTACTGGAACATGCTGGAGAACACGTCTGCCTTCTGGCAGTCGGACCAGTACTCGCACGGCTGGATCGTGCCACTGATCGCCCTCTACCTGATGTGGACGATGCGTCCGAACCCCGTGGCGCAAGACCCGCCCGAAGGGGTAGCAGAAGAGACCTTCCTGGGCCTGATGCCCGCTTCGCTGTTCGGGCAGGTCGCCGCCGGCGTCGGAGCCGCGACGACCGCAGGCGGACTTGCGTTGGGCAATCCGCTGATGCAGGGCGTCGGCATCGCGATTGTCTGTATGGCAGGGCTCGCCTACGTGCTGATCGGCCAGCCCTTCGATCGCGTCGCTGCGGGCGAACGCTGGATCGGTTTGGCGGTGCTGCTGATCGCCTACGCGCTGCGGATCTTCCTCGGCGCCAACCTGTACATGGAGCCGGTGAATCGGCTCTCGTTCCTGCTGGCGCTGTTTGGCGGGTTTATGATGATCGGCGGTTGGTCCCTGCTCCGTTGGACCGGCGCGGCGATCGGCTTTCTGATTTTCATGTACCCGCTCCCCAGCGTTATCGAGCACACGCTGCTGCTGGGCTTGCAGAAGCTAGCCGCGATCGCCAGCGAGGTCGTCCTCACGATCCTCAGCCAACCCGTGGTCCGCGAAGGCAGCGTGATCTCGGTCGATGGGTTGCCGCTGGCAGTCGCCGAGGCTTGCAGCGGCCTGCGGATGGTCACGATCTTCGGTGGCTTCGCCGTCGCCTGCGCGCTGCTGATCAAGCGGCCTTGGTGGGACAAGCTGATCGTGTTGCTCAGCGCCATCCCAATCGCGCTAATCGTCAACGTCGCCCGGATCGTCACAATTGCGTTGCTATTCCGGGTCTTCCCCGAGGGCGAGGCAATCCACACCGTGATCCATGACTACGCCGGCTTGGCGATGATGCCATTGGCGATGGGGCTGATGTACATCGAGCTGAAGCTGCTGTCACTGCTGAGCGTTGAGGATGAGAGCATCGATTCGGGTCACGGCGCCGCTAGCGCCTTTGGCGTCGGCGTGCCGACTTCCGCCCGCTGA
- a CDS encoding polysaccharide biosynthesis/export family protein, with protein sequence MMSLPRYTIEPPDILMLQAVKVVPKPPYVVEPFDGLLIRAAGALPDQPIADAFFVDPEGMIDLGPSYGKVKVVGLTIDGAKDAIRKQLSTILEEPEVSVSLAVSSGSQQIVGEHLVGPDGYVNLGTYGSVYVTGLTLEEAKVAIEKQLSLKLEDPEVIVDMFSYNSKKYYIITQGGGFGDNVVPVPITGNETILDAIATLGGISQVSSTKIWIARPARNGQSCEQILPVNWKDISSGALTATNYQILPGDRVFIAEDSLIRLDAVVSKLTRPFERVFGFASLGVATVDRTVNFTQISN encoded by the coding sequence ATGATGTCGCTGCCGCGCTACACCATCGAGCCGCCGGACATCCTGATGTTGCAGGCGGTCAAGGTCGTGCCGAAACCGCCGTATGTCGTCGAGCCCTTCGACGGCCTGTTGATCCGCGCCGCCGGCGCCCTGCCCGACCAGCCCATCGCCGACGCCTTCTTCGTCGACCCCGAGGGCATGATCGACCTGGGCCCGTCGTACGGCAAGGTGAAGGTCGTCGGCCTCACGATCGACGGCGCCAAGGACGCAATCCGCAAGCAGCTCTCCACCATCCTCGAAGAGCCCGAGGTGAGCGTCTCGCTCGCCGTTTCTTCGGGTTCGCAACAGATTGTCGGCGAGCACCTGGTGGGCCCGGACGGCTACGTGAACCTCGGCACTTACGGCTCGGTTTACGTCACCGGCCTGACGCTCGAGGAAGCAAAGGTCGCCATCGAGAAGCAGTTGTCGCTCAAACTCGAAGACCCCGAGGTGATCGTCGACATGTTCTCGTACAACAGCAAGAAGTACTACATCATCACTCAAGGTGGCGGCTTCGGCGACAACGTCGTTCCGGTCCCCATCACCGGCAACGAGACCATCCTCGACGCGATCGCGACGCTGGGCGGTATTAGCCAGGTCTCTTCGACGAAGATCTGGATCGCCCGCCCCGCCCGCAACGGCCAAAGCTGCGAGCAGATCCTCCCCGTCAACTGGAAGGACATCTCGAGCGGCGCCCTGACCGCGACCAACTACCAGATCCTCCCGGGCGACCGCGTCTTTATCGCCGAGGATTCGCTGATCCGTCTCGACGCGGTGGTGTCGAAGCTGACGAGGCCGTTCGAGCGGGTGTTCGGCTTCGCCTCGCTGGGCGTGGCGACGGTCGATCGAACCGTCAACTTCACGCAGATATCGAACTAA
- a CDS encoding RrF2 family transcriptional regulator, with the protein MLSAKTEYACLALVRLAAEHASGQPVQGRRLAAEEGIPEGFLVQILQELKRLGLVVSTRGACGGYRLARDPDELSLGEVLDLVDGPPSGAGCVAKPSPLGEAVAEALIESASAERQRLRGVTLADVAAQATAPGGMYYI; encoded by the coding sequence ATGCTTTCCGCCAAAACCGAATACGCCTGTCTTGCTCTGGTGCGGCTCGCGGCTGAGCACGCTTCGGGACAGCCCGTGCAAGGGCGCAGGCTGGCGGCCGAGGAGGGGATCCCCGAGGGGTTCCTCGTTCAGATCTTGCAAGAGCTGAAGCGGTTGGGGCTGGTCGTGAGCACACGAGGGGCCTGCGGCGGGTACCGGCTGGCGCGCGACCCCGACGAGCTGTCGCTCGGCGAAGTGCTCGACCTTGTTGACGGTCCGCCCTCGGGAGCGGGCTGCGTAGCGAAGCCCTCGCCGCTCGGCGAGGCGGTCGCCGAAGCGTTGATAGAGTCGGCCTCCGCCGAACGCCAGCGCCTGCGTGGCGTGACGCTCGCCGATGTCGCCGCCCAGGCGACAGCGCCGGGTGGGATGTACTACATCTAG